Proteins co-encoded in one Macrobrachium rosenbergii isolate ZJJX-2024 chromosome 54, ASM4041242v1, whole genome shotgun sequence genomic window:
- the LOC136834863 gene encoding uncharacterized protein: protein MALALTLGTLGAAAIAGAIGLGIAGLAVLHSERKGDRRKNKKRRNNLGGLRQDSYRRRGARVRRAVSGDSATAVQNLLQVIREEDVTGCGLKLVCELAGARAEELGTEERAILDLIGPAVPPGEGLLASGGARDYMWAKAFGQQRGNCAQAFPDCHFSGAEIMATVRNFLP, encoded by the exons ATGGCGCTCGCTTTGACGCTGGGCACCTTAGGAGCAGCTGCAATAGCAGGAGCCATCGGTCTAGGGATTGCTGGACTGGCAGTACTCCACAGCGAACGGAAAGGCGACCGGAGGAAGAACAAGAAGCGGAGGAACAACCTGGGAGGCCTCCGTCAAGACTCCTACCGCCGAAGAGGCGCCAGAGTGAGGCGCGCAGTGAGTGGAGACTCTGCCACAGCAGTCCAGAACCTCCTGCAGGTGATTCGCGAAGAGGACGTCACCGGTTGCGGCCTCAAGTTGGTGTGCGAGCTGGCCGGTGCCAGAGCTGAGGAGCTGGGCACGGAAGAACGGGCGATTCTCGACCTCATTGG GCCCGCTGTCCCTCCGGGAGAAGGGCTACTGGCTTCAGGAGGCGCCAGAGACTACATGTGGGCGAAAGCCTTCGGTCAGCAACGCGGGAACTGCGCCCAGGCTTTCCCGGACTGTCACTTTAGTGGCGCCGAGATAATGGCCACCGTCCGAAACTTCTTACCGTAG